The region CGACCAGCGAGCTCGCGGGCGTGATGCACCGGCGCTTCGCGGACGCCGATCCGCGGCACATCGCCGAGCTGCGCGCCACGCTGGAGTCGAGCGCGGCGAAGCTGGCCGCCGAGCGGCGCACCGAGCGCGATCTGAAACAGCTCGACGCGCTGCTCGTACGGCGGGAGGAGGCCTGGGAGTCGGGTGACGCGGAGGCCTTCGTGGCCGCCGACGCGACCTTCCACCTGGCGGTGGTGGCCGCGTCCCACAACGACGTCATGACGGCGATGTACGCGGACCTGGGCGAGGTACTGCGCGACTGGCTGCGCGAGGACGTCGGCGGGAAGCTGACGCCCGAGACGTACATGGACCACGCGCGGCTCGTCGACGCGAT is a window of Streptomyces sp. NBC_00271 DNA encoding:
- a CDS encoding FadR/GntR family transcriptional regulator gives rise to the protein MPLSHPRRSALSEQVIAELRNQITSGEWPVGSRIPTEPELVDQLGVARNTVREAVRALAHNGLLDIRQGSGTYVVATSELAGVMHRRFADADPRHIAELRATLESSAAKLAAERRTERDLKQLDALLVRREEAWESGDAEAFVAADATFHLAVVAASHNDVMTAMYADLGEVLRDWLREDVGGKLTPETYMDHARLVDAIRAQDAEAAGTEAGGYPFQCRPGRLTPLASDS